The following proteins are co-located in the Microbacterium immunditiarum genome:
- a CDS encoding fumarylacetoacetate hydrolase family protein, whose protein sequence is MIDARRADEIAQELIHARRDVRTVPQLSLRYPDMTVADAYAIQASWLRKMREAGHSLVGRKVGLTSMPMQRAMSIDEPDYGVITDDMVFEDGGDVPASVFSYPRVEVELAYVLRGRLSGPGVTEEDVLRATESIVPAIEILDSRIDMKDAATGHLRTIIDTVSDNAADAGMVLGSGRLAPEDFTARRVSAVLRVNGVIEETGVASAVLGDPTRAVAWLANKLSEYGQSIEAGEIVLSGAFSQSIPVRAGDDVHADFAELGTVSCRFC, encoded by the coding sequence GTGATCGACGCGCGACGTGCGGACGAGATCGCACAGGAACTGATCCACGCGCGCAGGGACGTGCGCACCGTCCCGCAGCTCTCGCTGCGGTACCCCGACATGACGGTCGCCGACGCCTACGCCATCCAGGCGTCCTGGCTGCGGAAGATGCGCGAGGCCGGTCACTCGCTCGTCGGCCGGAAGGTCGGGCTCACGTCGATGCCGATGCAGCGCGCGATGAGCATCGACGAGCCCGACTACGGCGTGATCACCGACGACATGGTCTTCGAGGACGGGGGCGACGTGCCGGCATCCGTCTTCTCGTACCCCCGTGTCGAGGTCGAGCTCGCGTACGTGCTGCGCGGCCGGCTGTCGGGTCCCGGCGTGACCGAGGAGGACGTGCTGCGCGCGACGGAGAGCATCGTGCCGGCCATCGAGATCCTGGACAGCCGCATCGACATGAAGGATGCCGCGACCGGGCACCTCCGCACGATCATCGACACGGTCTCGGACAACGCCGCCGACGCGGGGATGGTGCTCGGAAGCGGTCGGCTGGCACCGGAGGACTTCACGGCGCGCAGGGTCAGCGCGGTGCTGCGGGTCAACGGCGTCATCGAGGAGACCGGCGTCGCCAGCGCGGTGCTCGGCGACCCGACCCGTGCGGTCGCGTGGCTCGCGAACAAGCTGAGCGAGTACGGCCAGTCGATCGAGGCGGGGGAGATCGTCCTCTCTGGCGCGTTCTCGCAGTCGATCCCCGTGCGCGCGGGTGACGATGTGCACGCGGACTTCGCGGAGCTCGGGACGGTCTCATGCCGGTTCTGCTGA